The following proteins come from a genomic window of Gammaproteobacteria bacterium:
- the coxB gene encoding cytochrome c oxidase subunit II, whose protein sequence is MWLVCASAPVLTACGGSQSALAPAGLEAAWVAQLFWVMLIGAGLIWTLVIGFAIYVTRLNPQAHSENAASRLIVWGGVVFPVAVLGALLIYGLALMPSLRAPGDGLRIEVSGEQWWWRVKYFPIQSDAPVISANEIRLPAGQRIELVLTSPDVIHSFWVPSLAGKVDMIPGRTNRIVLEPTETGVYRGQCAEYCGTSHALMAFSVVVMPHDEFTQWLEQEARPAATPRAPRIQKGRNLFLATGCGACHTVRGTRASGVIGPDLTHVSGRETIGAGTLANNTESIARFIAGTQRLKPGVRMPSFGMLPDKDIDAIANYLESLE, encoded by the coding sequence ATGTGGCTCGTATGCGCGTCCGCGCCCGTTCTCACCGCCTGCGGCGGATCGCAGTCCGCGCTCGCGCCCGCCGGACTGGAGGCCGCGTGGGTCGCGCAACTGTTCTGGGTGATGCTGATCGGGGCCGGCCTCATCTGGACGCTGGTCATTGGTTTCGCGATCTACGTCACGCGCCTCAATCCGCAAGCGCACAGCGAGAATGCGGCGAGTCGGCTCATCGTGTGGGGTGGCGTGGTGTTTCCGGTGGCCGTGCTGGGCGCGTTGCTGATCTACGGGCTGGCGCTGATGCCGTCCCTGCGCGCGCCGGGCGACGGCCTGCGTATCGAGGTTTCGGGCGAGCAGTGGTGGTGGCGGGTGAAGTATTTTCCGATCCAAAGCGATGCGCCCGTCATCAGCGCCAACGAGATACGCTTGCCGGCCGGTCAGCGAATCGAGCTTGTCCTGACCAGTCCCGATGTAATTCATTCATTCTGGGTTCCGTCGCTGGCCGGCAAGGTGGACATGATTCCCGGCCGCACCAATCGCATTGTGCTGGAGCCCACCGAGACGGGTGTTTATCGTGGACAGTGCGCCGAGTATTGCGGCACGTCGCACGCGCTGATGGCATTCTCGGTGGTCGTGATGCCGCACGATGAATTCACGCAATGGCTTGAGCAGGAGGCGCGCCCGGCCGCTACGCCGCGTGCGCCGCGAATCCAGAAAGGCCGAAATCTGTTTCTTGCGACCGGCTGCGGCGCCTGCCACACCGTCCGCGGCACGCGTGCGTCAGGGGTGATCGGGCCCGACCTCACACATGTCAGCGGTCGCGAAACCATCGGCGCGGGCACGCTTGCGAACAACACGGAATCCATCGCCCGATTTATCGCAGGCACGCAACGCCTCAAGCCCGGCGTGCGCATGCCGTCGTTCGGCATGCTGCCGGACAAGGATATCGACGCGATCGCAAACTATCTGGAAAGTCTCGAATGA
- a CDS encoding GlsB/YeaQ/YmgE family stress response membrane protein, with product MNFILWIIIGGIIGWLASMVMKTDAQQGIILNIVVGIVGAFLGGLLLSPLFGIASMNQGNFSIAALFIAFLGAVILLAIVNLIRRGSVR from the coding sequence ATCAATTTCATCCTATGGATCATCATCGGCGGCATCATCGGATGGCTCGCAAGCATGGTCATGAAGACCGACGCACAGCAGGGAATAATCCTGAATATCGTCGTCGGTATCGTCGGCGCGTTTCTCGGCGGCTTGCTGCTTTCGCCGCTGTTCGGCATCGCCAGCATGAACCAAGGCAATTTCAGCATAGCGGCTTTGTTCATCGCGTTCCTCGGCGCGGTGATCTTGCTGGCAATCGTCAACCTTATCCGCCGCGGTAGCGTGCGTTGA
- a CDS encoding cytochrome B6: MFSTAAPAADPQEPPPSSYAPVVEEESFASTKARMEAAKPEIMARQKKLLDQRYDLSDRPAKNVTMTKGKPIQAGVRIKLPNGVTWQQLASMSPEKIRDQGLFPAGFLPLPHPNHAEGGMVFPQFHIDEIKKQEGEVLRNLTRFDLELDLPDHLLPEFPPPMFLTTRPDLGDVTKGQLVTTQNYYELFNGTLTPKQLDGVRLLVTPAPQQQFNLTADRRSERPSLGVTCFDCHANGHTNAATHLDPQTRPQESRRRLDIPTLRGVNIQRLFGSQRSLRSIEDFTEFEQRGAYFDGDNVIATKKGVNILERGSEVANMAEFQSILDFPPAPKLDLIGKLDSAKASKSEMAGQKLFFGKGKCGSCHQPPFYTDNQMHDLQTERFYKTQMINGRKAAGDGPIKTFPLRGIKDSPPYLHDGRLLTLDDTVEFFNVVVGTKLTEAEKRDLVAFLRTL; the protein is encoded by the coding sequence ATTTTTTCTACGGCCGCTCCGGCGGCTGACCCGCAGGAGCCGCCGCCATCGAGCTACGCTCCGGTTGTTGAGGAGGAAAGTTTCGCGAGCACAAAGGCCCGCATGGAAGCGGCCAAACCCGAGATCATGGCACGCCAAAAGAAGCTGCTCGACCAGCGTTACGATCTGAGTGACCGGCCCGCCAAGAACGTCACGATGACCAAAGGCAAGCCGATTCAGGCAGGCGTACGCATCAAATTACCAAACGGTGTGACCTGGCAACAACTCGCGAGCATGAGCCCCGAAAAAATCCGCGACCAGGGGTTGTTTCCGGCCGGTTTTCTGCCGCTGCCGCATCCTAACCACGCCGAAGGTGGCATGGTGTTTCCTCAGTTTCATATCGACGAAATCAAGAAACAGGAGGGCGAAGTGCTCCGCAACCTGACGCGCTTCGATCTGGAGTTAGATCTGCCGGATCATCTGCTGCCCGAGTTTCCCCCACCGATGTTTTTGACGACCCGCCCCGATCTCGGCGATGTCACCAAAGGCCAGCTGGTCACCACCCAAAATTATTACGAGTTGTTCAACGGCACCCTGACGCCGAAACAGTTGGACGGAGTCCGGTTGCTGGTCACGCCGGCGCCCCAGCAGCAGTTCAATTTGACCGCCGACCGGCGCTCCGAGCGGCCGAGCCTGGGTGTCACCTGTTTCGATTGCCACGCGAACGGCCATACCAATGCCGCGACCCACCTGGATCCGCAGACACGGCCGCAGGAATCCAGGCGCCGCCTCGATATACCGACCTTGCGCGGCGTGAACATTCAGCGTTTGTTTGGCTCGCAGCGGTCGTTGCGCAGCATTGAGGACTTCACGGAGTTCGAGCAACGCGGCGCGTATTTCGACGGCGACAACGTGATTGCGACCAAGAAAGGCGTGAATATCCTCGAGCGCGGCAGCGAGGTTGCCAACATGGCAGAGTTCCAGTCGATACTGGATTTTCCGCCGGCACCCAAGCTCGACCTTATCGGCAAACTCGATTCCGCGAAGGCGAGCAAATCGGAAATGGCCGGGCAGAAACTGTTCTTCGGCAAGGGGAAGTGCGGAAGCTGCCATCAGCCGCCGTTCTATACCGACAACCAGATGCACGATCTGCAGACCGAGCGCTTTTACAAGACGCAGATGATCAACGGCAGGAAAGCAGCGGGCGATGGTCCGATCAAAACCTTCCCGTTGCGCGGCATCAAGGATTCTCCGCCCTATCTGCACGACGGCCGGCTGCTGACGCTGGACGACACGGTCGAATTCTTCAACGTTGTCGTCGGCACGAAACTGACCGAAGCCGAGAAGAGAGATTTGGTCGCGTTCTTGCGGACTTTGTAG
- a CDS encoding Crp/Fnr family transcriptional regulator: MKHVRCQECPLRRLPVFKPNTVEELDFIAAMKREQIHVSAGREIVRQGDCDPRLYSLLSGWAFRFKTLTDGRRQILNFLLPGDLIGFQAQLLGDSEHGVEALTEVELCVFSRSKIWELYNRYPELAFDITWLAAHEEGMVDENLVSSGRRTALEGVAMLLIHLYKRAAAVELATKDSLDFPITQQHIADALGISLVHTNKTLRRLQKLGLFGLDKQRLVLLDRKALQKLADYFESPIKPRPLI, from the coding sequence ATGAAGCACGTTCGCTGCCAGGAATGTCCATTGCGGCGGCTCCCGGTATTTAAACCGAACACGGTCGAGGAACTCGACTTTATCGCCGCGATGAAGCGGGAGCAGATTCACGTGTCGGCCGGGCGTGAAATCGTTCGTCAAGGCGACTGCGATCCGCGCTTGTACTCCCTACTTTCCGGGTGGGCGTTCCGCTTCAAGACCTTGACGGATGGCCGCCGCCAGATTCTGAATTTTTTGTTACCGGGCGATTTGATAGGTTTTCAGGCGCAACTGCTCGGAGATTCAGAGCATGGGGTGGAGGCGCTGACCGAGGTTGAACTGTGCGTGTTCTCGCGCAGCAAGATCTGGGAACTCTACAACCGCTATCCGGAGCTCGCCTTCGACATAACCTGGCTTGCCGCGCACGAGGAGGGCATGGTTGACGAGAATCTGGTTTCCAGCGGCCGCCGCACGGCGCTCGAAGGCGTCGCCATGTTGCTGATCCACCTTTACAAACGCGCAGCAGCGGTCGAACTTGCCACGAAAGACAGCCTCGACTTTCCCATTACTCAGCAGCATATCGCCGACGCGCTCGGTATCTCGCTCGTGCATACGAACAAGACGCTGCGGCGCCTGCAGAAGCTTGGCCTCTTCGGCCTGGACAAGCAGCGGCTCGTGTTGCTCGATCGCAAGGCTCTGCAGAAATTGGCCGATTACTTTGAAAGCCCGATAAAGCCACGACCGCTGATCTGA
- a CDS encoding CsbD family protein, translating into MKDPKTDKTEGKADGVVGKIKETAGKVLGDKDREAEGKGQQDRGHLKETKGEVKDKFKGK; encoded by the coding sequence ATGAAAGATCCCAAGACAGACAAAACCGAAGGCAAGGCTGATGGAGTCGTCGGTAAAATTAAAGAGACCGCCGGCAAGGTGCTCGGTGACAAAGACCGTGAAGCCGAGGGCAAGGGACAGCAAGACAGAGGCCATCTAAAAGAAACTAAAGGCGAGGTCAAGGACAAGTTCAAGGGCAAGTAA